The following proteins are co-located in the Ensifer sp. WSM1721 genome:
- the pqqE gene encoding pyrroloquinoline quinone biosynthesis protein PqqE, giving the protein MSTAATLADHAIRDVPRAPPPMAMLAELTHRCPLACPYCSNPIELTRANEELSTEEWIGVFRQAADLGVLHLHLSGGEPAARRDLVELTRAAVSFGLYTNLITSGVGLTEDRINSLADAGLDHVQLSIQGVSPESADRIGGYRGGYERKMAVAGWVADARIPLTLNAVCHRQNMGEIDAMIELAIRLKARRIEVATVQFHGWAERNKGALMPTREQVERATLTVAEARKKYEGILVIDYVPADYYSKYPKACMGGWGRVGLNVTPSGRVLPCHAAETIPGLSFESIRDGSLSKIWYESDAFNAYRGEDWMPELCRSCERKKIDFGGCRCQAMALAGDASATDPVCIRSPLRDRLTRETAELSAAPSAIFTYRGR; this is encoded by the coding sequence ATGAGCACCGCAGCCACCCTTGCAGACCATGCCATACGCGACGTTCCGCGCGCTCCGCCGCCGATGGCGATGCTGGCCGAACTGACGCATCGCTGTCCGCTCGCTTGCCCCTATTGCTCCAACCCCATCGAGTTGACGCGGGCAAACGAGGAGCTTTCCACCGAGGAATGGATAGGCGTCTTCAGGCAAGCCGCCGATCTCGGCGTCTTGCATCTGCACTTGTCCGGAGGAGAGCCGGCGGCACGACGGGACCTTGTCGAGCTGACGAGGGCAGCCGTTTCCTTCGGACTTTACACCAACCTGATCACCTCGGGTGTGGGGCTGACAGAAGACAGAATCAACAGCCTGGCCGATGCTGGGCTCGACCATGTTCAGCTATCGATCCAAGGCGTTTCTCCCGAAAGCGCCGACCGGATCGGTGGATACAGAGGCGGTTATGAGCGAAAGATGGCCGTCGCGGGCTGGGTGGCAGATGCCAGGATTCCCCTGACGCTCAATGCCGTCTGCCACAGGCAGAACATGGGCGAGATCGATGCCATGATCGAACTGGCGATCCGGCTGAAGGCGCGCCGCATAGAAGTCGCAACGGTGCAGTTTCACGGCTGGGCGGAGCGCAACAAAGGGGCTCTCATGCCGACACGCGAGCAGGTCGAGCGCGCGACGCTGACGGTCGCCGAGGCACGGAAAAAATATGAGGGCATACTGGTGATCGACTATGTGCCGGCCGACTATTATTCGAAATACCCGAAGGCCTGCATGGGCGGCTGGGGAAGGGTGGGCTTGAACGTCACGCCGTCCGGCCGTGTGCTTCCATGCCATGCGGCGGAGACCATTCCGGGTCTGTCCTTCGAGAGTATTCGCGACGGCTCACTCTCAAAGATCTGGTACGAAAGCGACGCATTCAACGCCTATCGCGGCGAGGACTGGATGCCAGAGCTCTGTCGTAGCTGCGAGCGCAAGAAGATTGATTTCGGCGGCTGCCGTTGTCAGGCAATGGCGCTCGCCGGCGATGCGAGCGCAACCGATCCGGTTTGCATCCGGTCACCGCTTCGCGACCGCTTGACCCGGGAGACAGCCGAGCTTTCGGCGGCGCCATCGGCAATCTTCACCTACCGCGGTCGGTAA
- the pqqA gene encoding pyrroloquinoline quinone precursor peptide PqqA translates to MAWHKPKFIEVSCAMEITRYAPADGDEPILF, encoded by the coding sequence ATGGCCTGGCATAAACCGAAATTCATCGAAGTCAGCTGCGCTATGGAAATTACCCGCTACGCTCCTGCGGATGGGGATGAACCGATCCTTTTCTAA
- the pqqB gene encoding pyrroloquinoline quinone biosynthesis protein PqqB — MKKTSDLRVIILGAAAGGGLPQWNCGCPNCSMARDPASGLKPQSQSSLAVSLDGEAWAVLNASPDIRQQIQDNRPLQPRRLRHSPIKSMVLTNGDIDHLAGLLVLREKQGFTLFATGAVNQIIAENSIFGVLDPELVSRKSVAIEERFFPLPGLEARLFSVPGKVPLFLEEGEPDLNVEGENTVGIELRAGSKRVYYVPGCAMMTDALAQRLRGADAVFFDGTLFSDDEMIATGTGHKTGRRMGHMPIAGEGGSLDALAHLNIYRKVYVHINNTNPIWRAGAERAFVESRGFEVGFDGMEIQL; from the coding sequence GTGAAGAAAACGTCCGATCTTCGTGTCATCATTTTGGGGGCCGCCGCAGGCGGCGGTCTCCCGCAATGGAATTGCGGTTGCCCGAACTGTTCGATGGCGCGCGATCCAGCTTCCGGCCTCAAACCGCAAAGCCAGTCCTCGCTTGCGGTGAGTCTCGACGGAGAGGCTTGGGCCGTCCTCAACGCTTCTCCGGACATCCGACAGCAGATTCAGGATAATCGTCCGTTGCAGCCACGCCGCCTGCGTCACAGCCCCATCAAGAGCATGGTGCTGACCAATGGCGACATCGATCATCTGGCGGGACTGCTGGTTTTGCGGGAAAAGCAGGGGTTTACCCTTTTCGCAACCGGCGCGGTCAATCAAATCATTGCCGAGAATTCGATCTTCGGCGTTCTCGATCCGGAGCTGGTTTCAAGGAAAAGCGTCGCGATCGAGGAACGTTTCTTTCCGCTACCCGGTCTCGAGGCGCGGCTCTTCTCCGTTCCCGGCAAGGTGCCGCTCTTTCTCGAGGAGGGCGAGCCGGATCTCAATGTCGAGGGCGAAAACACGGTCGGAATAGAGCTGCGGGCCGGCTCCAAGCGCGTCTACTATGTTCCGGGCTGCGCCATGATGACCGACGCCTTGGCTCAGCGCCTGCGCGGTGCCGATGCGGTGTTCTTCGACGGCACACTCTTCTCTGACGACGAGATGATCGCCACTGGTACGGGCCACAAGACCGGCCGGCGCATGGGCCATATGCCGATTGCCGGCGAGGGCGGCAGCCTCGATGCACTCGCTCACTTGAACATTTACAGAAAGGTCTATGTCCACATCAACAACACGAACCCGATCTGGCGGGCTGGCGCCGAGCGCGCCTTCGTCGAAAGCCGCGGCTTTGAAGTCGGGTTCGACGGCATGGAGATCCAGCTTTGA
- the pqqC gene encoding pyrroloquinoline-quinone synthase PqqC, whose protein sequence is MTTATDRQAFHARLLEIGKQRYHDKHPFHAMLHGGGCTMTQVRAWVINRYYYQSRIPMKDAAFLSRCDDPQLRRVWRSRIEDHDGGMDEGGGIRRWLRLAEAVGLDPAYVSSTRGVLPATRFAVDAYVAFVREKPLVEAVASSLTELFAPKIHSERIAGLLEHYAFADEAALAYFRQRLNEAPRDVEFGLAYVLDHADTREKQDAAAAALTFKTDVLWSQLDALYSAYVTPGRIPPGGWDGREGVVREPTATEAAE, encoded by the coding sequence TTGACGACGGCGACCGACAGGCAAGCATTTCACGCCCGCCTCCTGGAGATCGGGAAGCAGCGTTATCACGACAAGCACCCCTTTCACGCGATGCTCCACGGCGGTGGTTGCACGATGACGCAAGTTCGGGCCTGGGTGATCAACCGGTATTATTACCAGAGCCGGATTCCCATGAAGGATGCGGCCTTCCTGTCCCGTTGCGACGACCCTCAACTGCGTAGGGTCTGGCGCTCCCGAATCGAAGACCATGACGGCGGCATGGACGAGGGCGGCGGCATCCGGCGCTGGCTGCGTCTCGCCGAGGCCGTCGGGCTCGATCCTGCCTATGTTTCCTCGACAAGGGGCGTCCTGCCTGCGACCCGGTTTGCCGTCGACGCCTATGTGGCGTTCGTGCGTGAGAAGCCGCTTGTCGAGGCGGTGGCATCCTCGCTGACCGAGCTTTTCGCGCCGAAGATCCATTCCGAACGCATCGCCGGACTGCTGGAACACTACGCGTTCGCCGACGAGGCGGCACTCGCCTATTTCCGTCAGCGACTGAACGAGGCGCCTCGCGATGTCGAATTCGGTCTCGCCTATGTCCTCGATCACGCCGACACGAGGGAGAAACAGGACGCAGCCGCCGCCGCGCTCACGTTCAAGACGGATGTCCTGTGGTCCCAGCTCGATGCGCTATATTCGGCCTATGTGACGCCGGGACGCATTCCGCCGGGCGGCTGGGACGGCCGCGAAGGAGTGGTTCGCGAGCCGACAGCGACGGAGGCCGCGGAATGA
- a CDS encoding pyrroline-5-carboxylate reductase — MRIGFIGTGAITEAMVTGILSDTPLASEVVVSPRNAEVASRLASMFPAVRIAADNQEVADASDILVLAIRPQVAERVVRGLHFTPGQTVISVIAATDRDRLKEWIGQEVRLTQAIPLPFVANRDGVTAIYPPDPDVASLFSGLGTTVQCTTRDEYDLLAVASAMMATYLGIMDRTTSWLAAQGLPETSARAYLAALFASLSQIALRSSDTALSELSSEFATKGGLNEQVLADFERNGGIAALTGALDGVLRRIKG; from the coding sequence ATGCGTATCGGCTTCATCGGCACGGGCGCAATTACCGAGGCAATGGTAACAGGCATCCTGTCGGATACGCCCTTGGCGAGCGAGGTTGTCGTCTCGCCTCGAAATGCCGAGGTTGCGAGCCGATTGGCGAGCATGTTTCCGGCGGTACGGATTGCCGCTGACAACCAGGAGGTCGCGGACGCTTCCGATATCCTCGTTCTCGCCATCCGGCCACAGGTCGCCGAACGGGTCGTAAGGGGTCTCCACTTCACCCCCGGTCAGACAGTCATTAGCGTCATCGCTGCGACCGATCGCGATCGCCTTAAAGAATGGATTGGACAGGAGGTTCGCCTCACACAGGCAATACCCCTGCCCTTCGTCGCCAACCGCGACGGCGTCACCGCGATATACCCACCGGATCCGGACGTGGCATCCCTGTTCTCAGGCCTGGGAACAACCGTTCAGTGCACCACGAGAGATGAATACGACCTTCTCGCCGTCGCGAGTGCGATGATGGCGACGTATTTGGGCATCATGGACCGGACCACAAGCTGGCTTGCCGCGCAGGGGTTGCCCGAGACTTCCGCAAGGGCCTATCTCGCTGCGCTTTTTGCCAGCCTCTCACAAATTGCACTGCGATCGAGCGACACAGCTCTCAGCGAGTTGAGCTCTGAATTTGCAACCAAGGGCGGACTGAACGAACAGGTTCTTGCCGATTTCGAACGCAATGGCGGAATTGCCGCATTGACCGGAGCCCTCGACGGAGTTCTCCGTCGCATCAAGGGATAG
- a CDS encoding LysR family transcriptional regulator, with protein MRNLTIRQLRTVEAVCRLGKINLAAEALGLTGPALTLQIQQLERDADVPLFDRTRGGMVPTAYGLAFLEAARAVEDSLAALEDAVSAIKGLRTGRLRLGVVSTGKYFAPQLIAAFRDQVPDIEINLFIGNRAEIIAKLRDHDIDIALMGRPPRDFEVRAQVFGDHPLVFIAPAGHPLAGVLEISRERIAQEKFLVRERGSGTRISLDIFLSDTPHKLEELGTEIASNETIKQAVIAGLGIAFISAHTIEQDVRLGRLVILDVVDTPIRRQWFTVSRLDRAASPAMQAFERFLLASGARYLPVVSKPYPANAFG; from the coding sequence ATGCGCAATTTGACCATTCGCCAACTTCGCACCGTCGAAGCCGTTTGCCGGCTGGGAAAGATCAATCTTGCCGCCGAAGCTTTGGGCCTGACCGGTCCGGCACTCACCCTGCAAATCCAGCAATTGGAACGGGACGCCGATGTGCCGCTGTTTGATAGGACGCGCGGCGGCATGGTTCCGACCGCTTACGGTCTTGCTTTTCTCGAAGCGGCGCGGGCGGTCGAGGACAGCTTGGCCGCCCTTGAGGACGCGGTCAGTGCCATCAAGGGGCTCAGAACCGGACGATTGCGGCTCGGCGTGGTCTCCACCGGGAAATATTTCGCGCCGCAACTGATTGCCGCCTTCCGCGATCAGGTCCCGGACATCGAGATCAACCTCTTCATCGGCAACCGCGCCGAGATCATCGCCAAGCTCAGGGATCACGACATCGATATCGCGCTTATGGGGCGTCCGCCGCGTGACTTCGAGGTGCGCGCTCAGGTGTTCGGCGATCATCCGCTGGTCTTCATCGCCCCCGCCGGCCACCCGCTTGCGGGCGTGCTGGAAATTTCACGGGAGCGGATTGCACAGGAGAAGTTCCTGGTGCGTGAAAGAGGTTCGGGAACGCGTATCTCGCTCGATATCTTTCTGAGCGACACGCCGCACAAGCTGGAAGAACTCGGAACGGAGATCGCTTCGAACGAGACGATCAAGCAGGCCGTGATCGCCGGTCTCGGAATCGCCTTCATCTCGGCCCATACAATCGAGCAGGACGTGAGGCTTGGCCGACTGGTCATACTCGACGTTGTCGACACACCGATCCGCCGGCAATGGTTCACCGTATCGCGCTTGGACCGTGCCGCAAGCCCGGCGATGCAGGCTTTCGAGCGGTTCCTGCTTGCGTCCGGCGCGCGATATCTGCCGGTGGTCAGTAAGCCCTATCCGGCCAACGCGTTCGGCTAG
- a CDS encoding phosphoribulokinase — MSAKYPIISITGSSGAGTTTVKDTFEKIFKRENISASFIEGDAFHRYDRETMRRKIAEEKARGVDFTHFSAEANELEILESVFAEYGRRGVGRTRHYVHDEAEAAKYRAEPGTFTDWEEFSGSDLLFYEGLHGCAVTDTVNLAQHCDLKIGVVPVINLEWIQKIHRDKATRGYSTEAVTDTILRRMPDYVHYICPQFSLTDINFQRVPIVDTSNPFIARWIPTHAESILVIRFAKPQSIDFPYLLSMLHNSFMSRANSIVVPGDKLDLAMQLIFTPLIHKLLERKHRMS, encoded by the coding sequence ATGTCAGCCAAATATCCGATTATCTCCATCACCGGCTCGTCCGGCGCCGGCACCACGACGGTCAAGGACACGTTCGAGAAGATCTTCAAGCGCGAGAACATCTCGGCGTCTTTCATTGAAGGCGATGCCTTCCATCGCTACGACCGGGAAACCATGCGCCGCAAGATCGCCGAGGAGAAAGCCAGGGGCGTCGACTTCACCCATTTCTCCGCCGAGGCGAACGAACTGGAAATCCTCGAAAGCGTCTTTGCCGAATATGGCAGGCGCGGCGTCGGGCGCACCCGTCACTACGTGCACGACGAGGCCGAGGCCGCGAAATACCGTGCGGAACCCGGCACGTTCACGGACTGGGAGGAATTCAGCGGCAGCGATCTCCTGTTCTACGAAGGCTTGCATGGCTGCGCCGTCACCGACACGGTCAATCTGGCCCAGCACTGCGATCTGAAGATCGGCGTGGTTCCGGTGATCAATCTCGAATGGATACAGAAGATCCATCGTGACAAGGCGACGCGCGGCTACTCCACCGAGGCGGTGACGGACACGATCCTGCGGCGCATGCCGGATTACGTCCACTACATCTGTCCGCAGTTTTCGCTGACCGACATCAATTTCCAGCGCGTGCCGATCGTCGATACGTCCAATCCCTTCATCGCCCGCTGGATACCGACGCACGCCGAATCCATCCTGGTCATCCGCTTCGCCAAACCGCAAAGCATCGATTTTCCCTACCTGCTGTCGATGCTGCACAACAGCTTCATGTCGCGCGCCAATTCCATCGTGGTGCCGGGCGACAAGCTCGATCTCGCCATGCAGCTCATTTTCACCCCGCTCATCCACAAACTGCTCGAGCGCAAACACCGCATGTCGTGA
- the fba gene encoding class II fructose-bisphosphate aldolase (catalyzes the reversible aldol condensation of dihydroxyacetonephosphate and glyceraldehyde 3-phosphate in the Calvin cycle, glycolysis, and/or gluconeogenesis): MARITLRQLLDHAAERAYGVPAFNINNMEQGLAIMEAARACDAPVILQVSRGARSYANDIMLAKMMEALEEMYPDIPLCIHQDHGNNVATCLTAIRHGFTSVMMDGSLKEDAKTPSDYTYNIAITAEVSRLAHMVGASVEGELGCLGSLETGHGEPEDGHGFEGALDRSQLLTDPDEAARFVAETEVDALAVAIGTSHGAYKFTRKPTGEVLAMDVIEKIHERLPDTHIVMHGSSSVPQEWQDVFKAHGGEMRETYGVPVEEIVRGIRFGVRKVNIDTDLRLAAAAAFRRVADTNRAEFDPRKFLKPAMEAMSAVCKARFEAFGTAGNASRIKVVPMAEMARRYASGSLKPQAAQSRAA; encoded by the coding sequence ATGGCCCGCATCACGCTTCGCCAATTGCTCGATCACGCCGCCGAACGCGCCTATGGCGTGCCGGCATTCAACATCAACAACATGGAACAAGGGCTAGCGATCATGGAAGCGGCGCGCGCCTGCGACGCTCCCGTGATCCTGCAGGTCTCGCGCGGCGCTCGCTCCTACGCCAACGACATCATGCTCGCCAAGATGATGGAAGCGCTTGAGGAGATGTATCCCGACATCCCGCTCTGCATCCACCAGGATCATGGCAACAATGTCGCGACCTGTCTCACGGCGATCCGGCACGGCTTCACCTCGGTCATGATGGACGGCTCGTTGAAGGAAGATGCGAAAACCCCTTCCGACTACACCTATAACATAGCGATCACTGCCGAAGTAAGCCGCCTCGCCCATATGGTCGGCGCTTCCGTCGAGGGTGAGCTCGGCTGCCTCGGATCGCTCGAGACCGGCCATGGCGAACCCGAGGATGGCCACGGCTTTGAAGGCGCGCTCGATCGTTCCCAGCTCCTGACCGATCCGGATGAGGCCGCCCGCTTCGTCGCCGAGACCGAGGTCGATGCGCTGGCTGTCGCCATCGGCACCTCGCACGGCGCCTACAAATTCACCCGCAAGCCGACCGGCGAGGTGCTCGCCATGGACGTCATCGAGAAGATCCATGAGCGGCTGCCGGATACTCATATCGTCATGCACGGCTCCTCCTCGGTGCCGCAGGAATGGCAGGACGTGTTCAAAGCCCATGGCGGCGAAATGCGGGAGACCTACGGCGTGCCGGTCGAGGAGATCGTGCGGGGAATCCGTTTCGGCGTGCGCAAGGTCAACATCGACACGGACCTGCGCCTTGCGGCAGCCGCTGCCTTCCGCCGCGTGGCCGATACGAACCGGGCCGAATTCGATCCGCGGAAGTTCCTGAAACCTGCCATGGAGGCCATGTCGGCGGTCTGCAAGGCCCGCTTCGAGGCCTTCGGCACCGCCGGCAACGCCTCGCGTATCAAGGTCGTGCCGATGGCCGAGATGGCCCGCCGCTATGCGAGCGGCTCCCTGAAACCCCAAGCGGCGCAGTCGCGAGCCGCCTGA
- a CDS encoding class 1 fructose-bisphosphatase, with product MSGATLEAYLASFTARGEDIARDVAVVVQRLVMAALEVRKLVNQGALGPAFNAARGSSNTDGDLQKEMDVLCDDLFLSCLQGAPVACYASEELENPVLLDPNARLAVATDPLDGSSNIDNNVSIGTIFSVLPAAKGPDVDPSQSFLQPGNRQLAAGFFLYGPQTALVLSIGKGTEIFIFSSRLGCFVEAYKSISIPERTSEFAINMANYRHWEEAIRLYVDDCLAGSEGPREREFNMRWIASLVAETYRILTRGGIFLYPADSRKGYSQGRLRLVYEANPIAFLIENAGGSATTCVTRILDLVPENLHQRVPLAFGSRREVARVARYHVDPNMIGERAPLFGKRGLFRA from the coding sequence ATGTCAGGCGCAACTCTCGAGGCTTATCTCGCTTCATTCACCGCTCGTGGTGAAGATATCGCACGGGACGTGGCTGTGGTGGTCCAAAGGTTGGTAATGGCGGCGCTCGAGGTCCGCAAGCTCGTCAACCAGGGAGCGCTCGGCCCGGCCTTCAACGCCGCCCGCGGCAGCAGCAATACAGACGGTGATCTTCAGAAGGAAATGGACGTCCTGTGCGACGACCTGTTCCTGTCGTGCCTGCAGGGCGCACCGGTCGCGTGCTACGCCTCGGAAGAACTGGAAAATCCCGTCCTGCTCGATCCGAACGCGCGCCTTGCCGTTGCCACCGATCCGCTCGACGGTTCGTCGAACATCGACAACAACGTCTCTATCGGCACGATCTTCTCCGTGCTTCCCGCCGCCAAGGGACCGGACGTGGACCCCTCCCAGTCCTTTCTGCAACCCGGAAACCGGCAATTGGCGGCGGGCTTTTTCCTCTATGGTCCGCAAACCGCGCTCGTGCTGTCGATCGGCAAGGGCACGGAGATCTTCATCTTCTCGAGCCGGCTCGGCTGCTTCGTCGAGGCGTACAAGTCGATCAGCATCCCGGAGCGCACCAGCGAATTTGCCATCAACATGGCGAACTATCGGCATTGGGAGGAAGCGATCCGGCTCTATGTCGACGACTGCCTGGCGGGCTCGGAGGGTCCGCGAGAGCGGGAGTTCAACATGCGGTGGATCGCATCGCTCGTCGCCGAGACTTATCGGATACTCACGCGCGGCGGAATTTTCCTGTACCCCGCCGACAGCCGGAAAGGCTACAGCCAGGGCCGGCTGCGGCTGGTCTACGAGGCCAACCCCATCGCCTTCCTCATCGAGAACGCCGGCGGCTCGGCCACGACTTGCGTCACGCGCATTCTCGATCTCGTCCCGGAAAATCTGCACCAGCGCGTGCCGCTGGCCTTCGGCTCGCGCCGCGAGGTGGCGCGCGTCGCTCGCTATCACGTCGACCCTAACATGATCGGCGAACGCGCGCCGCTTTTCGGCAAGCGCGGCCTGTTCCGGGCGTGA
- the pqqD gene encoding pyrroloquinoline quinone biosynthesis peptide chaperone PqqD, protein MNADAPVISGSSVVKLAQGVRLREDPVRGQTVLLAPERAMALDDIAVAIVEALDGERSLDQIADDFAQKFEAPVAQIAEDVKAFVHELANRRMLEFIE, encoded by the coding sequence ATGAATGCCGATGCACCCGTGATTTCAGGATCTAGCGTCGTCAAGCTGGCACAGGGCGTGCGGCTGCGCGAGGATCCGGTTCGTGGCCAGACGGTCCTGCTGGCGCCGGAACGCGCCATGGCCCTGGACGATATCGCCGTCGCAATCGTCGAAGCCCTCGATGGCGAGCGGAGCCTTGATCAGATCGCAGACGACTTCGCCCAGAAGTTCGAGGCTCCGGTTGCCCAGATCGCGGAGGACGTCAAGGCGTTCGTCCACGAGCTTGCCAATCGTCGCATGCTGGAGTTCATCGAATGA
- the tkt gene encoding transketolase, whose amino-acid sequence MNVSQQIETRAAASERNMADAIRFLAMDAVEKANSGHPGMPMGMADAVTVLFNRFIRIDPSLPDWPDRDRFVLSAGHGSMMLYSIHHLIGFADMPMVELSAFRQLGSKTAGHPEYGHALGIETTTGPLGQGIATAVGMAIAEQMMAARFGSSLCNHFTYVVAGDGCLQEGISQEAIDLAGHLKLRKLIVLWDDNRISIDGSTELSTSMDQLARFRAAGWDAQRVDGHDPEAVAKAIERARRTRKPSLIACRTRIGKGAASMEGSHKTHGAALGDKEITATREKLGWPHPPFFVPSEIKSAWERVAVRGRMAREAWEIRLDASRSKKRYEQTVGRQLDGEFTELLARFRAAHRKRASKVATRQASQMALEVINGATALTVGGSADLTGSNLTMTSQTQPISPGNFKGRYLHYGIREHAMAAAMNGIALHGGFIPYGGTFLAFSDYARGAMRLSALMGLPVIYVLTHDSIGLGEDGPTHQPVEHLAMLRATPNLNVFRPADIIETAECWEIALGEKNTPSVLALSRQALPMLRQTGGDENLSVLGAYVLKEARGARDLTLLATGSEVEIAVAAAERLHAEEDIQAAVVSMPCWEKFEAQDEFYQRQVLGDAPRIAVEAAGRLGWDRWMGPDGAFVGMTGFGASAPAGDLYRHFGITADHVVAEALKLVRRAPEAKPPISNRIGPQAGNDVVRTSEEA is encoded by the coding sequence ATGAATGTTTCGCAGCAGATCGAAACCCGTGCCGCCGCATCGGAACGCAACATGGCCGATGCCATCCGCTTTCTCGCCATGGATGCCGTTGAAAAGGCCAATTCCGGCCACCCCGGCATGCCGATGGGCATGGCCGACGCGGTGACCGTCCTCTTCAACCGCTTCATCAGGATCGACCCTTCGCTACCCGACTGGCCGGATCGCGATCGTTTCGTGCTCTCGGCCGGCCATGGCTCGATGATGCTCTATTCCATCCATCACCTGATCGGCTTTGCCGATATGCCGATGGTCGAGCTCTCGGCCTTCCGCCAACTCGGCTCGAAGACTGCCGGCCACCCGGAATACGGCCATGCCCTCGGTATCGAGACGACTACCGGCCCGCTCGGCCAGGGCATCGCCACCGCCGTCGGCATGGCGATTGCCGAGCAGATGATGGCCGCCCGCTTTGGCAGTTCGCTCTGCAATCATTTCACCTATGTGGTGGCCGGCGATGGCTGCCTGCAGGAGGGGATCAGCCAAGAGGCGATCGATCTCGCCGGACATCTGAAGCTGCGCAAGCTCATCGTGCTCTGGGACGACAACCGCATATCGATCGACGGCTCGACCGAGCTCTCTACTTCCATGGATCAGCTTGCACGTTTCCGCGCAGCCGGCTGGGATGCACAACGCGTCGATGGCCACGACCCTGAGGCCGTTGCGAAGGCGATCGAGCGGGCGCGCCGCACCCGCAAGCCATCGCTGATTGCCTGCCGCACCCGCATCGGCAAGGGCGCGGCCAGCATGGAAGGCTCGCACAAGACCCATGGGGCGGCGCTCGGCGACAAGGAAATCACCGCGACGCGCGAAAAACTCGGCTGGCCTCATCCGCCCTTCTTCGTGCCGAGCGAGATCAAGTCCGCCTGGGAACGCGTGGCGGTTCGGGGCCGGATGGCGCGAGAGGCATGGGAAATCCGACTCGACGCGTCGCGCTCGAAAAAACGCTACGAGCAGACCGTCGGTCGGCAGCTCGACGGAGAATTCACTGAGTTGCTGGCAAGATTCCGCGCGGCGCATCGCAAGAGAGCCTCCAAGGTCGCGACACGCCAAGCCTCGCAGATGGCGTTGGAAGTCATCAATGGAGCGACGGCCTTGACGGTCGGTGGCTCCGCCGATCTGACCGGCTCGAATCTGACAATGACGTCGCAGACGCAGCCCATTTCGCCGGGCAATTTCAAAGGCCGCTACCTGCATTACGGCATCCGCGAGCATGCCATGGCGGCCGCCATGAACGGCATCGCCTTGCACGGTGGCTTCATCCCCTATGGCGGCACGTTTCTGGCTTTTTCCGATTATGCTCGCGGCGCGATGCGCCTCTCGGCACTGATGGGCCTGCCCGTCATCTATGTGCTGACCCATGATTCGATCGGCCTCGGCGAAGACGGACCGACCCACCAGCCGGTCGAGCATCTGGCCATGCTGCGCGCCACGCCCAACCTCAATGTCTTCCGGCCCGCCGACATCATCGAGACGGCAGAATGCTGGGAAATCGCGCTTGGTGAGAAGAATACGCCGAGCGTCCTTGCCCTCTCGCGGCAGGCCTTGCCGATGCTGCGCCAGACCGGTGGAGACGAGAATTTGTCAGTGCTCGGAGCCTATGTCCTGAAGGAAGCGCGCGGGGCTCGCGACCTCACGCTCCTTGCCACCGGATCCGAAGTCGAGATCGCCGTCGCCGCCGCCGAACGTCTCCACGCCGAGGAAGACATACAAGCGGCGGTGGTCTCGATGCCCTGCTGGGAGAAATTCGAGGCCCAGGATGAATTCTATCAGAGGCAGGTCCTCGGAGATGCCCCGCGCATTGCCGTGGAAGCTGCCGGCCGCCTCGGCTGGGACCGCTGGATGGGGCCCGATGGCGCCTTTGTCGGCATGACAGGCTTCGGTGCCTCGGCACCGGCCGGAGACCTCTACCGCCATTTCGGCATCACCGCCGACCATGTCGTCGCCGAAGCTTTGAAACTTGTCCGCCGGGCTCCCGAGGCGAAGCCGCCCATCAGCAACCGGATCGGCCCGCAGGCGGGCAATGACGTTGTCAGAACATCGGAGGAGGCTTGA